From one Gossypium hirsutum isolate 1008001.06 chromosome D08, Gossypium_hirsutum_v2.1, whole genome shotgun sequence genomic stretch:
- the LOC121220107 gene encoding NPL4-like protein 1, which yields MLLRIRSRDGLERVQVGGPHVSISQLKALIESQLQIPIHNQTLSTDRNLLLAKTPADLLRFTDMSDPSRPLSSLNLSHGSVVFLYYQSERTVRGGAPVCPAGSFGRKMTMDDLIAKQTRITRQESPHCDSVSFDRDSANAFQRYVNETLAFAVKRGGFMYGTVSEEGRVEVDFIYEPPQQGMEDDLILLRDPEEEKLVDAIAAGLGRKRVGFIFTQTIMQDKKDYNFSNKEVLQAAELHAESGLKEWVTVVVKLEANEDGDADVHFEAFQMSDMCVKLFKEGWFVTEFGEDDDPKLSKMKKEVVVGGKDVKEVDNDFFLVVVKIIDHQGPLSSTFPIENRNNLATMRTLKNHLDRTKSLPFVKRIADFHLLLFLAMSHGLGSDVPALAECVSTETAVPEGYQLLIESMANTS from the exons ATGTTGCTCAGAATCCGCAGCCGAGACGGCCTGGAACGTGTCCAGGTCGGCGGTCCTCACGTTTCAATCTCCCAATTGAAAGCCTTAATCGAATCCCAACTCCAAATCCCCATTCACAACCAAACCCTTTCCACCGATCGCAATCTTCTCTTGGCTAAAACCCCCGCCGACCTCCTCCGTTTCACCGACATGTCCGACCCCTCCCGTCCCCTCTCCTCCTTGAACCTCTCCCACGGCTCCGTCGTTTTTCTCTACTACCAGAGCGAACGCACCGTCCGCGGCGGAGCCCCCGTCTGTCCCGCCGGATCCTTCGGGCGTAAGATGACGATGGACGACCTCATCGCTAAGCAGACAAGGATCACCCGCCAGGAATCGCCTCACTGCGATTCGGTTTCCTTCGACCGCGATTCCGCCAATGCTTTCCAGCGGTACGTCAACGAAACGCTGGCGTTCGCTGTGAAACGCGGCGGCTTTATGTACGGCACCGTCTCCGAAGAAGGTAGGGTGGAAGTCGATTTCATTTACGAGCCGCCTCAGCAAGGGATGGAAGATGATTTGATTCTCTTGAGGGATCCCGAAGAAGAGAAATTGGTTGATGCCATTGCTGCTGGGTTAGGTAGGAAGAGGGTAGGGTTTATTTTTACCCAGACGATAATGCAGGACAAAAAGgactataatttttccaacaaGGAGGTTCTACAGGCGGCTGAGCTTCACGCTGAGAGTGGGCTGAAGGAGTGGGTGACTGTTGTGGTGAAGCTGGAAGCCAATGAAGATGGGGATGCCGATGTACATTTTGAAGCTTTCCAAATGAGTGATATGTGTGTTAAGTTATTTAAGGAAGGATGGTTCGTGACCGAGTTCGGGGAAGACGATGATCCAAAGCTTTCCAAGATGAAGAAAGAAGTCGTCGTAGGTGGGAAGGATGTTAAGGAGGTTGATAATGATTTCTTCTTGGTGGTGGTTAAGATTATCGACCATCAG GGACCTCTTTCATCAACCTTTCCTATTGAGAACCGGAACAACCTCGCGACGATGAGGACACTGAAGAATCATCTAGATAGGACAAAGAGTCTTCCATTCGTGAAGCGTATCGCGGATTTCCATTTGCTGCTGTTTCTGGCCATGTCTCATGGCCTTGGTTCTGATGTTCCAGCACTAGCAGAGTGTGTTAGCACAGAGACAGCAGTACCAGAAGGTTACCAGCTCCTAATCGAGTCCATGGCCAACACATCCTGA
- the LOC107947868 gene encoding uncharacterized protein gives MASQQHLEKMQLRQNYRNLWHTDLITTIHRHPLYCCFALWCGPCASYMLRKRALYGDMSRYTCCAGYMPCSGRCGESKCPEFCLCTEVFLCFGNSVASTRFLLQDEFNIQTTKCDNCIIGFMFCLQQIACIFSLVAMIVGSDEIQEASQILSCLADMVYCTVCACMQTQHKVEMDKRDGKFGPQPMAVPPVQQMSRIDQPVPPAAGYPPAAYGQPYPAQGYPPAAYPPP, from the exons ATGGCGTCCCAACAACACCTGGAGAAGATGCAGCTCCGTCAGAACTATAGGAATCTTTGGCACACTGATCTCATCACTACCATTCATCGCCACCCTCTTT ATTGTTGCTTTGCTTTATGGTG TGGACCATGTGCATCCTACATGCTCCGGAAACGAGCGCTTTATGGTGACATGTCAAG GTATACATGTTGTGCTGGTTATATGCCATGTAGTGGTAGGTGTGGAGAGAGTAAATGTCCCGAGTTTTGCCTTTGCACTGAG gTTTTCCTCTGTTTTGGAAACTCTGTGGCCTCTACCCGATTCCTCTTGCAAGATGAATTCAACATTCAAACAACAAAATGTGACAATTGCATCATT GGTTTCATGTTCTGCTTACAACAAATTGCATGCATATTCTCCCTAGTTGCAATGATTGTTGGAAGCGATGAGATTCAAGAGGCATCACAAATACTGAGTTGTTTGGCTGATATGGTTTACTGCAC GGTCTGTGCATGTATGCAG ACGCAACATAAGGTTGAAATGGACAAACGAGACGGCAAGTTTGGTCCACAACCAATGGCAGTCCCCCCTGTTCAGCAGATGTCTCGCATTGATCAACCAGTTCCTCCTGCAGCTGGCTATCCACCAGCAGCATATGGACAGCCTTATCCAGCTCAAGGTTACCCGCCCGCTGCATACCCTCCTCCTTAG